A DNA window from bacterium contains the following coding sequences:
- a CDS encoding ATP-dependent DNA ligase has protein sequence MKTAGAPFADLAGVLDEVRRTGSITAKVNCLARYLGTLADDDLRRACAFLAGRPFPPGDGRRLGVGWAAILQVLRDLTRAPDADVRGTYRAHGDLGDTAASLLARYPRAAGLFPEPLTLAHVEQEFTAIAAARGAASRGAKTTTLARLLGDASPREAAYLIKIMTSDMRIGLREGFLLPAIAAAFGRDAGTVRQAALLIADPGEVALRARAGTLQQVTLVPGRPFRFMLASPVAAPAEALDERTPALWVEDKYDGIRVQAHRTAGGVLILSRTLDNVTAAFPELPPALAARTGAFVIDGEIVAWRDSRALAFGRLQQRLQRRNPGALLHEIPVVLVAFDLVHLDGRDLLGVPLTERRAALEALRLPPPVRLSAAAAARTPADLATRFAEARAAGNEGIVMKRPDAPYQPGRRGRLWTKWKPGVGTLDVVVIAAEYGHGKRAGVLSDYTFAVRDGTRLATIGKAYSGLTDAEIKELTAWFLAHTRQDLGFMRIVEPAVVLEVAFDAVTRSNRHDSGFALRFPRIARIRPDKPSEEINSLDDVRELFARLASRTDHPPQGTATGR, from the coding sequence GTGAAGACGGCGGGGGCGCCGTTCGCGGATCTCGCCGGGGTGCTGGACGAAGTGCGCCGGACGGGGTCCATCACCGCCAAGGTCAATTGCCTCGCGCGCTACCTCGGGACGCTCGCGGACGACGATCTCCGGCGCGCGTGCGCGTTCCTCGCCGGACGGCCGTTTCCGCCGGGCGACGGGCGCCGGCTCGGTGTGGGGTGGGCCGCGATCCTCCAGGTGCTGCGCGACCTCACCCGCGCCCCCGACGCGGACGTGCGCGGCACCTACCGGGCCCACGGCGACCTCGGCGACACCGCGGCGTCGTTGCTCGCGCGGTACCCGCGGGCGGCCGGGCTCTTTCCGGAACCGCTCACCCTCGCGCATGTGGAACAGGAATTCACCGCGATCGCGGCCGCCCGGGGCGCTGCGTCACGGGGCGCCAAGACGACGACGCTCGCACGGCTGCTCGGCGACGCGTCGCCGCGGGAAGCCGCCTATCTCATCAAGATCATGACGTCCGACATGCGGATCGGCCTGCGGGAGGGCTTCTTGCTCCCGGCAATTGCGGCGGCGTTTGGACGCGATGCCGGGACGGTCCGGCAGGCGGCGCTTCTCATCGCGGATCCGGGCGAGGTCGCGCTTCGCGCCCGCGCCGGCACACTGCAGCAGGTGACGCTGGTGCCGGGCCGGCCCTTCCGGTTCATGCTGGCCAGTCCTGTGGCGGCTCCGGCCGAGGCCCTCGACGAGCGGACGCCGGCCCTGTGGGTCGAGGACAAGTACGACGGGATCCGAGTGCAGGCGCACCGCACCGCCGGCGGCGTGCTCATCCTATCCCGCACACTCGACAACGTGACGGCCGCGTTCCCGGAACTGCCACCGGCCCTCGCCGCGCGGACCGGCGCCTTCGTCATCGACGGCGAGATCGTCGCCTGGCGGGACTCCCGGGCCCTCGCGTTCGGCCGGCTTCAGCAGCGGCTGCAACGCCGGAATCCCGGCGCGCTCCTCCACGAGATCCCGGTCGTGCTGGTCGCCTTCGATCTCGTCCACCTCGATGGCCGCGACCTTCTCGGCGTGCCGCTCACGGAGCGGCGCGCAGCCCTCGAGGCACTCCGCCTCCCGCCGCCGGTGCGTCTCAGCGCCGCCGCCGCGGCCCGGACGCCGGCCGACCTCGCCACCCGGTTCGCCGAAGCCCGCGCCGCCGGCAACGAAGGCATCGTCATGAAGCGTCCCGATGCCCCGTACCAACCCGGCCGGCGGGGGCGGCTCTGGACCAAGTGGAAGCCGGGCGTCGGCACACTCGACGTGGTGGTGATTGCCGCCGAGTACGGCCACGGCAAACGCGCGGGCGTGCTGTCAGACTACACCTTCGCGGTACGGGACGGCACGAGGCTCGCGACCATCGGGAAGGCGTACTCCGGATTGACGGACGCGGAGATCAAGGAGCTGACCGCCTGGTTCCTTGCGCACACGCGGCAGGACCTCGGCTTCATGCGCATCGTCGAGCCCGCCGTCGTCCTCGAAGTCGCGTTCGACGCGGTCACGCGAAGCAACCGGCACGACTCCGGCTTCGCCCTGCGGTTTCCGCGGATCGCCCGGATTCGCCCGGACAAGCCGTCTGAGGAGATCAACT